Proteins co-encoded in one Arachis hypogaea cultivar Tifrunner chromosome 11, arahy.Tifrunner.gnm2.J5K5, whole genome shotgun sequence genomic window:
- the LOC112722488 gene encoding probable methyltransferase PMT2: protein MLTKGKVQGGDTIKKNCSLTSVLIVVGLCGFFYVVGLWQRSGFGKGDRIAIGVIKRTECITLSDLMYDTPNNHNDGDHIKEYNYKPCDASFIDHTPCHRRSGESQERHCPAQQEKLKCLIPAPKGYATPYQWPKNRGGTRFPQELDAYIDELSSVIPFHTGMIRTALDTECRVASFGAYMFKKNVITMSIGGHESQVQYAMERGVPAIIGVLATMKLPFPSGSFDMAHCSHCLIPWDTEDGMYMMEVDRVLRPGGYWILSGPPINWKNNYQELQRSQLELEKEQRNIEDIAKLLCWEKKYEKGDIAIWRKRLNCSQQDTPPTAAAVCKSTHADHVWYKKMEKCVTPSPGPSRSWKPFPERLNAIPSRVSREYVEVYKEDNRLWKKHVNAYKRVNKIIDSGRYRNIMDMNAGLGSFAAALNSTKLWVMNVVPTISQKASLDVILERGLIGIYHDWCEAFSTYPRTYDLIHANGVFSLYKNVCSAEEMLLEMDRILRPEGAVILRDEENVLRKVQRIVRGMRWKTKMVDHEDGPLEQEKLLFAVKQYWVEGDTNITTT from the exons ATGTTAACAAAGGGCAAAGTACAAGGAGGAGACACCATTAAAAAGAATTGTTCATTAACTTCAGTTTTGATTGTAGTTGGATTGTGCGGTTTCTTCTACGTAGTTGGTTTATGGCAACGAAGCGGTTTTGGAAAGGGAGATAGAATAGCCATTGGAGTTATCAAAAGAACAGAGTGCATTACTCTCTCTGATCTCATGTATGACACTCCCAACAATCACAATGATGGTGATCATATCAAGGAATACAACTACAAGCCGTGTGATGCAAGCTTCATCGATCACACGCCGTGTCACCGTCGCAGCGGCGAAAGCCAAGAAAGGCACTGCCCTGCTCAGCAAGAAAAGTTGAAGTGCCTCATTCCTGCTCCTAAAGGGTATGCAACACCGTACCAGTGGCCCAAGAATAGAGGAGGAACTCGGTTTCCTCAAGAACTTGATGCATACATTGATGAACTTTCATCTGTTATACCCTTCCACACGGGAATGATTAGAACTGCATTGGATACTGAGTGTAGG GTTGCTAGTTTTGGTGCATACATGTTTAAGAAAAATGTAATTACTATGTCAATTGGAGGACATGAATCTCAAGTGCAATACGCAATGGAAAGAGGTGTTCCTGCTATCATTGGCGTTCTTGCAACCATGAAGCTGCCTTTCCCTTCAGGATCTTTTGACATGGCACATTGTTCTCACTGTCTCATTCCATGGGACACAGAAG ATGGAATGTACATGATGGAGGTTGACCGAGTTCTCAGGCCTGGTGGTTACTGGATACTTTCCGGTCCACCTATCAATTGGAAGAATAACTACCAAGAATTGCAGCGTTCCCAACTGGAACTTGAGAAGGAGCAAAGGAACATTGAAGATATTGCCAAACTTCTTTGCTGGGAAAAGAAATATGAAAAGGGTGACATTGCCATATGGAGAAAAAGATTAAATTGCAGCCAACAAGACACTCCACCCACGGCGGCAGCAGTATGCAAATCCACCCATGCTGATCATGTCTG GTACAAGAAGATGGAAAAGTGTGTAACTCCTAGCCCCGGACCAAGCCGTTCATGGAAACCATTCCCAGAGAGGCTCAACGCCATTCCATCAAGAGTAAGCAGAGAATATGTGGAGGTATACAAGGAGGACAACCGATTGTGGAAGAAGCATGTAAATGCTTACAAGAGGGTCAACAAAATCATTGACTCAGGAAGGTATCGCAACATCATGGACATGAATGCTGGTCTGGGAAGTTTTGCTGCAGCTCTGAATTCAACCAAATTGTGGGTTATGAATGTTGTGCCTACCATTTCTCAAAAAGCTTCTCTTGATGTTATCTTGGAGCGTGGATTGATCGGCATTTATCATGATTG GTGTGAAGCATTTTCCACATATCCAAGAACATATGATCTGATCCACGCAAATGGTGTTTTCAGTTTGTACAAGAATGT ATGTAGTGCAGAAGAGATGCTACTGGAGATGGACCGGATTCTGCGGCCGGAAGGAGCAGTGATATTGAGAGATGAAGAGAATGTGTTGAGGAAGGTTCAGAGAATAGTGAGGGGAATGAGATGGAAGACCAAAATGGTGGATCACGAGGATGGTCCACTTGAGCAAGAGAAGCTTTTGTTTGCTGTCAAGCAGTATTGGGTTGAAGGTGACACCAACATCACCACCACATGA
- the LOC112722489 gene encoding uncharacterized protein: MGSAGEWLEKALVELCSKIETGLGLGLDEEIIKGLVSYCDLAEPRDAKEYLDNIIGQEAGKPVIEEYLRRRGHLELTTKSNVPTAQLHAYVKPSVEASAGGSKKSSRAPKAVTVQRSNAEPIKNAVPSNQKNQVPTSGGESSTSQKGNQGNSKKKKAGKAISLAEAAKGSIVFQQGRPCSCQARRHRLVSNCLSCGKIVCEQEGEGPCHFCGALVLKEGSSYAGLEETLPPLWNTEAAAEAYAKRLVEYDRNAAARTTVIDDQSDYYEIDGNSWLSKEEKEMLKKKQEEMEEAERAKRNKVVVTFDLVGRKVLLNEDEVSELESDNRILRPPNEKEVNRIRPNPSLRIQPIFVDLGFTKKHTKDRQTNKGVSNSLCLEITGRVQHESNDMKYFMMDNQLAAAASSEKFWKASSANGVYDGDDGECFRSNQ, encoded by the exons ATGGGATCGGCGGGGGAGTGGCTTGAGAAGGCGCTGGTGGAATTGTGTTCGAAGATAGAGACGGGGTTGGGTTTGGGTTTGGATGAAGAGATTATAAAGGGACTTGTTTCTTACTGTGACCTTGCTGAGCCTCGCGATGCTAAGGAGTACCTTGAT AATATAATTGGTCAGGAAGCCGGGAAGCCTGTGATTGAAGAATATTTAAGACGGAGGGGTCACTTAGAACTCACAACCAAATCCAATGTTCCAACTGCCCAATTGCATGCCTATGTCAAACCTTCAGTTGAGGCATCTGCAGGTGGAAGTAAGAAATCATCGAGAGCACCAAAAGCAGTTACAGTCCAAAGAAGTAATGCCGAACCCATCAAGAATGCAGTTCCCAGCAATCAGAAAAATCAGGTTCCAACTTCAGGCGGTGAATCGAGTACATCACAGAAAGGAAACCAAGGGAATTCCAAAAAGAAGAAGGCTGGGAAAGCCATTTCGCTTGCCGAGGCAGCCAAAGGGTCAATTGTGTTTCAGCAGGGAAGACCGTGCTCTTGTCAAGCTCGTCGTCACAGGCTGGTCAGCAATTGCTTATCATGTGGCAAAATAGTTTGTGAACAAGAAGGAGAGGGGCCTTGCCATTTCTGCGGCGCACTTGTGTTGAAAGAGGGCAGCTCGTACGCTGGTCTGGAAGAAACATTGCCCCCTTTATGGAATACCGAAGCTGCTGCTGAAGCTTATGCAAAGAGGCTTGTCGAATATGATCGAAATGCAGCAGCTCGTACAACTGTTATCGATGACCAAAGTGACTATTATGAGATTGATGGAAACAGTTGGTTGTCAAAGGAG gagaaagagatgttgaagaagaaacaAGAGGAGATGGAAGAAGCTGAACGAGCCAAACGGAATAAAGTGGTTGTGACTTTTGATCTGGTTGGACGCAAG GTTCTTCTGAATGAAGATGAAGTTTCAGAACTAGAGTCTGACAATAGAATACTACGTCCACCAAATGAAAAGGAAGTGAACCGTATCAGACCAAATCCAAGTCTTAGAATACAGCCCATTTTTGTAGACCTAGGATTCACTAAGAAGCATACAAAAGATAGGCAAACAAACAAAGGCGTAAGCAACAGTTTGTGCCTGGAGATTACTGGGAGGGTGCAACATGAAAGCAATGACATGAAGTATTTTATGATGGACAACCAATTGGCAGCAGCAGCTTCAAGtgaaaaattttggaaagcatcTTCTGCAAATGGAGTATACGATGGTGATGATGGTGAATGTTTTAGGAGTAACCAATGA